A genome region from Labilibaculum antarcticum includes the following:
- the rpsE gene encoding 30S ribosomal protein S5 has protein sequence MADNKNIKTSDADLKDRLVAINRVTKVTKGGRTFSFSAIVVVGNEKGLVGWGLGKANEVTTAISKGVDAAKKNLIKVPVYKGTIPHVQYSRFGGAEVFIKPASHGTGVKAGGAMRAVLESVGVTDVLAKSKGSSNPHNLVKATIGALAELRDAHTVAEHRGVSLDKVFNG, from the coding sequence ATGGCAGATAATAAGAATATTAAAACTAGCGATGCAGATCTAAAAGATAGGCTTGTTGCTATTAACCGTGTTACTAAAGTAACTAAGGGAGGTAGAACTTTCAGCTTTTCTGCAATTGTTGTTGTAGGAAATGAAAAAGGATTAGTAGGTTGGGGACTTGGTAAAGCAAACGAAGTAACCACAGCTATTTCAAAAGGTGTTGATGCAGCTAAGAAAAATTTGATTAAAGTACCTGTTTATAAAGGAACTATTCCTCATGTACAATATTCAAGATTTGGCGGAGCAGAGGTTTTCATTAAACCTGCTTCTCATGGTACCGGAGTGAAAGCTGGTGGTGCTATGCGTGCTGTATTGGAGAGTGTTGGAGTGACAGATGTACTTGCTAAATCAAAAGGTTCATCAAACCCACATAACCTTGTAAAAGCTACTATAGGTGCATTGGCTGAATTGAGAGATGCACATACAGTTGCTGAACACAGAGGGGTATCATTAGATAAAGTGTTTAACGGTTAA
- the eno gene encoding phosphopyruvate hydratase produces the protein MSEIVKVHGREILDSRGNPTIEVEVTLASGYMGRAGVPSGASTGENEALELRDGDKLRYLGKGVLKAVENVNNVIAPVIMGMDATNQVAIDKAMIALDGTKTKSKLGANAMLGVSLAVAKAAAEYSELPLYRYIGGANANVLPVPMMNIINGGSHSDATIAFQEFMIRPIGAPSFREALRMGAEVFHALAKVLKGKGLSTAVGDEGGFAPMLGGTEEAIECILTAIKNAGYKAGRKEDGGDVSIAMDCAASEFFKEGVYDYSLFEPNGAKRNSDEQAAYLAELISKYPIDSIEDGMDEGDWDGWVALNALIGDKCQIVGDDLFVTNVDYLAKGIKLKAANSILIKVNQIGTLTETLNAIEMAHRAGYTSVTSHRSGETEDATIADIAVATNSGQIKTGSLSRSDRMAKYNQLLRIEEELGENAIFGC, from the coding sequence ATGTCAGAAATTGTAAAAGTTCATGGTCGTGAGATTCTTGATTCACGTGGAAATCCAACTATCGAAGTTGAAGTAACACTTGCAAGTGGTTATATGGGACGCGCTGGTGTCCCTTCCGGAGCTTCTACAGGTGAAAACGAAGCCTTAGAGCTACGTGATGGTGATAAATTACGTTACTTAGGAAAAGGTGTGTTAAAAGCTGTCGAAAATGTTAATAACGTAATTGCTCCAGTTATAATGGGTATGGATGCTACTAACCAAGTAGCTATCGACAAAGCAATGATTGCTCTTGACGGTACTAAAACAAAATCTAAATTAGGTGCTAACGCAATGTTAGGTGTTTCTTTGGCTGTTGCTAAAGCTGCTGCTGAATATTCGGAATTACCATTATACCGTTATATTGGTGGTGCTAACGCTAATGTTCTTCCTGTTCCAATGATGAATATTATCAATGGTGGTTCTCACTCTGATGCAACAATCGCATTCCAAGAGTTTATGATTCGTCCTATTGGTGCTCCTTCATTTCGCGAAGCCTTAAGAATGGGTGCAGAGGTATTTCATGCTCTTGCAAAAGTTCTTAAAGGTAAAGGTCTTTCTACTGCAGTTGGTGACGAAGGTGGTTTCGCTCCAATGTTAGGTGGTACTGAAGAGGCTATTGAGTGTATCCTAACTGCTATTAAAAACGCTGGTTACAAAGCGGGTCGTAAAGAAGATGGTGGTGATGTTTCAATTGCTATGGACTGTGCTGCTTCTGAATTCTTTAAAGAAGGTGTATATGACTATAGTCTTTTTGAGCCAAACGGAGCTAAGAGAAACTCTGATGAGCAAGCTGCTTATTTAGCTGAGTTGATTTCTAAATACCCAATCGATTCTATCGAAGATGGTATGGACGAAGGTGACTGGGATGGATGGGTTGCTTTAAATGCTCTTATTGGAGATAAGTGTCAGATTGTAGGTGATGATTTATTCGTAACTAACGTTGACTACTTGGCTAAAGGTATCAAGCTTAAGGCTGCTAATTCTATCTTGATTAAGGTAAACCAAATTGGTACTTTAACTGAGACTTTAAATGCTATTGAAATGGCTCACCGTGCAGGTTATACTTCAGTAACTTCTCACCGTTCAGGTGAAACTGAAGACGCTACCATCGCTGATATTGCGGTTGCTACTAATTCAGGACAGATCAAAACTGGTTCTTTGAGCCGTTCTGACCGTATGGCTAAGTACAATCAATTACTTCGTATTGAAGAAGAATTGGGTGAAAATGCAATTTTTGGTTGCTAA
- the map gene encoding type I methionyl aminopeptidase gives MIFYKTEEEIELLSMSNLLVAKTLGVISKEIAPGISTLKLDKIAEEYIRDNGGKPGFLGYDGFPNTLCVSINSEVVHGIPSNYELKEGDIVSCDCGVLLNSFYGDSAYTFTVGIVAPNVRQLLKVTKEALYKGVEQAVEGNHLGDIGFAIQRHAEQNSFSVVREMVGHGIGKNLHEDPQVPNYGKKGRGLKLREGLVLAIEPMFNLGRRDIYQDSNGWAIVTADGKPSAHFEHTVVVRKGKAKILSSFEFIEDIH, from the coding sequence ATGATTTTTTACAAAACAGAAGAAGAAATAGAGTTGCTCAGTATGAGCAATTTGCTGGTGGCGAAAACTTTGGGTGTAATATCGAAAGAAATAGCTCCTGGAATATCAACTTTGAAGTTGGATAAAATTGCAGAGGAGTACATAAGAGACAATGGCGGTAAACCAGGGTTTCTTGGTTACGATGGATTCCCGAATACTTTATGTGTTTCTATAAACAGTGAAGTTGTTCATGGAATTCCATCTAACTATGAGTTGAAGGAAGGAGATATTGTTTCCTGTGATTGTGGTGTTTTGCTAAATAGTTTTTATGGCGATTCAGCTTATACATTTACTGTAGGTATAGTAGCTCCTAATGTTCGGCAACTGTTGAAGGTCACTAAAGAGGCTCTTTACAAAGGCGTAGAGCAAGCTGTCGAAGGTAATCATTTGGGCGACATAGGTTTTGCCATTCAAAGGCATGCAGAACAGAATTCATTTTCTGTAGTTCGAGAAATGGTAGGACACGGAATTGGGAAAAATCTTCATGAAGATCCGCAAGTTCCGAATTATGGAAAAAAAGGACGCGGATTGAAATTGAGAGAAGGACTGGTTTTGGCAATTGAACCAATGTTTAATCTTGGGAGAAGAGATATTTACCAAGATAGTAATGGATGGGCAATTGTTACTGCTGATGGGAAACCTTCAGCGCATTTCGAACATACAGTGGTAGTTCGGAAAGGAAAAGCTAAGATCTTATCCAGTTTTGAATTTATTGAAGATATACACTAA
- the rpsK gene encoding 30S ribosomal protein S11 — protein sequence MAKKSVSVKKRVVKIEPVGQAHIHSSFNNIIISLTNSTGQVISWSSAGKMGFRGSKKNTPYAAQQAATDCGKVAHDLGLRKVKVYVKGPGNGRESAIRAINSCGIDIAEIVDVTPLPHNGCRPPKRRRV from the coding sequence ATGGCAAAAAAGTCAGTATCAGTTAAAAAGAGGGTAGTAAAAATTGAACCTGTTGGACAGGCGCATATCCATTCATCTTTTAACAATATTATCATTTCCTTAACCAATAGCACGGGACAAGTTATTTCTTGGTCTTCAGCAGGTAAAATGGGTTTTAGAGGTTCTAAAAAGAATACTCCTTATGCTGCCCAGCAAGCTGCAACAGATTGTGGAAAAGTTGCTCACGACCTAGGGTTGAGAAAAGTGAAAGTATATGTAAAAGGTCCTGGAAATGGTCGTGAATCGGCTATTCGTGCGATCAATTCATGTGGAATCGACATTGCGGAAATCGTAGATGTTACTCCATTACCACACAACGGATGTCGTCCTCCTAAGAGACGTAGAGTTTAA
- the rpsD gene encoding 30S ribosomal protein S4: MARYIGPKSRIARKFGEAIFGPDKAFENKNYPPGQHGNSRRRKKMSEYGVQLKEKQKAKYTYGVLEKQFSNLFEKAARSKGITGEVLLQLLECRLDNVIFRLGVAPTRSAARQLVSHKHVTVNGQVCNIPSLSVKSGDIIGIREKSKSLEVITDSLSTARYNQSSWLEWDQTSLSGKFLNTPERTEIPENIKEQLIVELYSK; the protein is encoded by the coding sequence ATGGCTAGATATATTGGACCAAAGAGTAGAATTGCTCGTAAATTTGGTGAAGCAATTTTCGGACCTGACAAGGCATTTGAAAACAAAAACTACCCTCCTGGGCAGCACGGTAATAGCCGTAGAAGAAAGAAAATGTCTGAGTATGGCGTTCAGCTAAAAGAAAAACAAAAAGCAAAATACACTTACGGTGTATTGGAGAAACAATTCTCAAACTTATTTGAAAAGGCCGCGAGAAGTAAAGGTATTACTGGTGAAGTTTTATTACAACTTTTAGAATGTCGTTTAGACAACGTAATTTTCAGATTAGGTGTAGCTCCAACAAGATCAGCTGCTCGTCAGTTGGTTAGCCATAAGCACGTAACTGTAAACGGACAGGTTTGTAACATTCCTTCATTGTCAGTAAAATCTGGGGATATCATTGGAATTCGTGAAAAATCGAAGTCTTTAGAAGTTATTACCGATTCTTTATCTACTGCTAGATATAACCAATCATCTTGGTTGGAATGGGATCAAACCTCTCTTAGTGGTAAGTTCCTTAATACACCAGAAAGAACGGAAATTCCTGAAAACATCAAGGAACAGTTAATCGTTGAATTGTATTCTAAGTAA
- a CDS encoding DNA-directed RNA polymerase subunit alpha → MAILAFQKPDKVIMLDADNKFGKFEFRPLEPGYGITIGNALRRILLSSLEGFAITTIKIQGVDHEFSTIPGVIQDVTEIILNLKQVRFKQKVEEVDSELVTITISDQDTFTAGDINKFLTGFEVLNPELVICKMDSSAKLQMDLAINKGRGYVPSVENKPVDVEFGVIPIDSIFTPIKNVKYAVENYRVEQKTDYEKLVFDITTDGSIHPKDALKEAAKILIYHFMLFSDEKITLDSDEKFANEEFDEEVLHMRQLLKTKLVDMDLSVRALNCLKAADVDTLGDLVQFNRNDLLKFRNFGKKSLTELDDLLVSLNLTFGMDISKYKLDKE, encoded by the coding sequence ATGGCAATTTTAGCTTTCCAGAAACCGGACAAAGTTATCATGCTCGACGCAGACAATAAATTCGGTAAATTCGAATTTCGTCCATTAGAGCCTGGGTATGGTATAACAATTGGTAATGCCTTAAGAAGAATACTACTTTCTTCACTAGAGGGATTTGCGATTACGACTATCAAAATACAGGGTGTTGATCATGAATTTTCTACTATACCAGGAGTAATCCAAGATGTTACTGAGATAATCCTGAACCTGAAGCAAGTTCGGTTTAAACAAAAAGTTGAAGAAGTAGACAGTGAATTGGTAACAATTACTATCTCTGATCAGGATACTTTTACAGCTGGCGATATTAACAAGTTTCTAACAGGTTTCGAAGTGTTGAATCCAGAGCTTGTAATTTGCAAGATGGACAGCTCTGCTAAGTTACAAATGGATTTAGCTATTAACAAAGGTCGTGGTTACGTACCTTCTGTTGAGAACAAACCAGTTGATGTAGAATTCGGAGTGATTCCGATTGATTCGATTTTTACACCAATCAAGAATGTTAAATATGCTGTTGAGAATTATCGTGTAGAGCAAAAAACTGACTATGAAAAATTGGTTTTTGATATTACAACAGATGGTTCAATTCACCCTAAGGATGCTTTAAAAGAAGCTGCAAAAATTCTTATCTATCACTTTATGCTATTCTCAGATGAAAAGATCACTCTTGACTCTGACGAGAAATTTGCAAACGAAGAGTTTGATGAAGAAGTATTGCATATGCGTCAACTATTGAAAACTAAACTGGTAGATATGGATCTTTCAGTTCGTGCTTTGAATTGTTTGAAAGCTGCTGATGTTGACACTTTAGGTGATTTGGTACAGTTCAACAGAAATGATCTTCTGAAATTTAGAAATTTTGGTAAGAAATCCTTAACCGAGCTGGATGATCTATTGGTATCCTTGAATCTTACTTTCGGTATGGATATTTCTAAGTATAAATTAGATAAGGAATAA
- the rpsM gene encoding 30S ribosomal protein S13 — MARIVGVDLPQNKRGIISLTYIYGIGRSAARQILDEAEVPHDKQVKDWTDEESNRIRQAINANLKVEGELRSLNQLNIKRLMDIGCYRGIRHRIGLPVRGQRTKNNSRTRKGKRKTVANKKKATK, encoded by the coding sequence ATGGCTAGAATTGTTGGAGTTGATTTGCCTCAAAATAAAAGAGGGATAATTAGCTTGACCTATATCTACGGTATCGGTAGAAGTGCAGCTCGTCAGATTTTGGACGAAGCAGAAGTTCCTCACGATAAGCAAGTAAAAGATTGGACTGATGAAGAGTCTAATCGTATTCGTCAAGCTATTAATGCTAATTTGAAGGTTGAAGGAGAATTACGTTCTTTAAATCAACTAAATATTAAGCGTTTGATGGATATTGGTTGTTATCGTGGTATTCGCCACCGTATTGGTTTACCAGTGCGTGGTCAGAGAACCAAAAACAACTCACGTACTAGAAAAGGTAAGAGAAAAACAGTTGCGAACAAAAAGAAAGCGACTAAATAA
- the secY gene encoding preprotein translocase subunit SecY — protein MKGLIETLKNIWKIEDLRSRILTTLGLVLVYRLGTMVVLPGVDPAQLGALKAQTQDGVLGLLDMFSGGAFSNASIFALGIMPYISASIVIQLMGIAVPYFQKLQREGESGTRKINQITRYLTVIILVLQAPGYLLNLHSQLPETAFILKGSLFTVSSVMILAAGSMFIMWLGEKITDKGIGNGISIIIMIGIIARLPFSFFAELLSKIEGQGGGLILLVLEIVILFLVFAATILLVQGTRKIPVQYAKRIVGNKQYGGVRQYIPLKVNAAGVMPIIFAQAIMFLPMAFVNYASSDALTGVAAALSDFTGFYYNALFFVMIVLFTYFYTAITVNPTQMAEDMKKNGGFIPGIKPGKKTIDFLDTVMSRITLPGSIFLGLVAIMPAFAMIGGVNNQFAQFYGGTSLLILVGVVLDTLQQIESHLLMRHYDGLMKSGRIKGKSPGGAAAF, from the coding sequence ATGAAAGGTTTAATAGAAACATTGAAGAACATCTGGAAGATTGAAGATTTAAGATCTAGAATCTTAACTACTCTCGGTCTTGTGTTAGTGTATCGTTTAGGTACCATGGTTGTGTTGCCAGGGGTTGACCCTGCGCAGTTAGGTGCGTTAAAAGCGCAAACTCAAGACGGAGTTTTGGGATTATTAGATATGTTTTCCGGAGGAGCGTTTTCGAATGCATCAATCTTCGCATTGGGAATCATGCCTTATATTTCAGCTTCGATTGTAATTCAGTTAATGGGAATTGCGGTTCCTTATTTTCAGAAATTGCAACGTGAGGGTGAAAGCGGTACTCGAAAAATCAATCAGATCACAAGGTATCTAACTGTTATTATACTTGTACTTCAAGCACCTGGATATCTATTAAACTTACATTCACAATTGCCTGAGACAGCCTTTATTCTTAAAGGCTCATTATTTACAGTGTCTTCTGTGATGATTCTTGCAGCAGGATCGATGTTTATTATGTGGTTAGGAGAGAAAATTACTGATAAAGGAATTGGTAACGGAATCTCTATCATTATCATGATCGGTATTATTGCACGATTACCATTTTCATTCTTTGCAGAATTACTTTCAAAAATTGAAGGTCAAGGAGGAGGTTTAATTTTACTTGTATTAGAAATAGTAATTTTATTCCTTGTTTTTGCAGCAACAATATTGTTAGTTCAAGGAACACGGAAGATACCTGTTCAGTATGCAAAACGAATCGTAGGAAACAAACAATATGGTGGGGTTCGCCAGTACATTCCTTTAAAAGTGAATGCTGCTGGTGTAATGCCAATCATCTTTGCGCAAGCAATTATGTTTTTACCTATGGCGTTTGTAAACTATGCTAGTTCGGATGCTTTAACTGGAGTAGCTGCAGCATTATCTGATTTTACTGGATTTTACTACAACGCTTTATTCTTTGTAATGATTGTATTATTTACTTATTTCTATACTGCTATTACAGTAAATCCAACGCAAATGGCTGAGGATATGAAAAAGAATGGTGGATTTATACCAGGTATTAAGCCGGGTAAAAAAACTATCGATTTTTTAGATACTGTAATGTCTCGCATAACTTTACCGGGATCTATCTTTTTAGGTTTGGTTGCTATTATGCCAGCTTTTGCAATGATAGGTGGAGTGAATAACCAATTTGCACAATTTTATGGCGGTACTTCTTTATTGATTTTAGTCGGTGTTGTATTGGATACTTTACAGCAAATAGAGAGTCATCTTTTGATGCGTCACTACGATGGATTAATGAAGTCTGGTAGAATAAAAGGTAAATCTCCAGGAGGAGCTGCGGCTTTTTAA
- the rpmD gene encoding 50S ribosomal protein L30 has translation MAKIKITQVKSKIGSTDRQKKTLEALGLNKINATVEHEATPQIKGMVAKVQHLVSVVE, from the coding sequence ATGGCTAAGATTAAAATTACTCAGGTAAAGAGCAAAATTGGAAGCACTGATCGCCAAAAGAAAACCTTGGAAGCATTGGGATTAAATAAGATCAATGCGACTGTTGAACATGAAGCCACACCTCAGATTAAAGGTATGGTGGCGAAAGTACAACACCTTGTTTCCGTTGTAGAATAA
- the rplR gene encoding 50S ribosomal protein L18 — protein sequence MALTKQDRRLRIKRRIRKSIAGTADRPRMSVFRSNKQISVQIIDDLSGQTIVASSSLIKEISEKTTTKLEQAELVGKAIAEKAVAAGITSVVFDRNGYLYHGRIKSLADAARNSGLKF from the coding sequence ATGGCTTTAACTAAGCAAGATAGAAGACTTAGAATTAAAAGAAGAATTCGTAAGTCAATTGCTGGAACTGCTGATAGACCTAGAATGTCAGTTTTTCGCTCTAACAAGCAGATTTCAGTACAAATTATTGATGATTTATCAGGACAAACTATAGTTGCATCTTCCTCTCTGATTAAGGAAATCTCGGAGAAGACGACAACTAAGCTTGAACAAGCTGAACTAGTAGGTAAAGCAATTGCTGAAAAAGCGGTTGCTGCCGGAATTACTAGTGTTGTATTCGATAGAAATGGTTATCTATACCATGGTAGAATTAAATCTTTAGCGGACGCTGCTCGTAATAGTGGCCTTAAATTTTAA
- the rplO gene encoding 50S ribosomal protein L15 produces the protein MDLSNLKPAEGSTKTCKRIGRGQGSGRGGTSTRGHKGAKSRSGYSKKVGFEGGQMPLQRRVPKFGFKNINRKEYKAINVDVLQALAEKNSITIIDRDVLMAAGMASKNDNIKILGHGIITAKLEVKAHAFSKSAIAAIEAVEGTVVKL, from the coding sequence ATGGACTTAAGTAACTTAAAACCCGCAGAAGGATCAACTAAGACTTGTAAAAGAATTGGTCGCGGACAAGGATCTGGACGAGGAGGAACCTCAACCAGAGGACATAAGGGTGCAAAGTCAAGATCTGGATACTCTAAAAAAGTTGGTTTCGAAGGTGGTCAAATGCCTTTACAACGAAGAGTTCCTAAGTTTGGATTTAAAAACATTAATAGAAAAGAATATAAAGCTATTAATGTTGATGTTTTACAAGCCTTGGCAGAAAAAAATAGCATTACTATAATCGATAGAGACGTTTTAATGGCAGCAGGTATGGCGTCAAAGAACGACAATATTAAGATTTTAGGACATGGTATTATTACTGCGAAGCTTGAAGTTAAAGCTCACGCATTCTCGAAATCGGCTATAGCAGCGATTGAAGCAGTCGAAGGAACAGTTGTTAAATTGTAA
- the rplQ gene encoding 50S ribosomal protein L17 yields MRHRKKFNHLGRKTAHRKAMLANMASSLILHKRISTTTAKAKALKMYVEPLISKSKVDSTHSRRIVFGYLKQKEAVTELFREVSPKITNRNGGYTRILKTGNRLGDNAEMCMVELVDFNETYLTEKKAVAKKSTRRKRGGSKASEEVATEVSEVKAEEVKADKAPEASTEATKEEEK; encoded by the coding sequence ATGAGACATAGAAAGAAATTTAATCATTTAGGAAGAAAGACAGCGCATAGAAAAGCTATGCTTGCAAATATGGCTTCTTCCTTGATATTGCATAAAAGAATCTCGACCACTACTGCTAAGGCTAAAGCTTTAAAAATGTATGTTGAGCCTCTAATTTCAAAAAGTAAAGTTGATTCTACTCACTCAAGACGTATTGTTTTTGGTTATTTGAAGCAAAAAGAAGCGGTTACTGAGTTGTTTAGAGAAGTTTCACCAAAAATCACTAACCGTAACGGAGGTTATACCAGAATTTTAAAAACTGGTAACCGTTTAGGTGATAACGCAGAAATGTGTATGGTTGAATTGGTTGACTTTAATGAGACTTACTTAACTGAAAAGAAAGCTGTAGCTAAAAAATCAACTCGTAGAAAACGTGGTGGTTCTAAAGCTTCAGAAGAAGTAGCAACTGAGGTATCAGAAGTAAAAGCTGAAGAGGTTAAGGCCGATAAAGCACCTGAGGCTTCAACGGAAGCAACTAAAGAGGAAGAAAAGTAA
- the infA gene encoding translation initiation factor IF-1 gives MAKQPSIEQDGTITEALSNAMFRVELENGHVITAHISGKMRMHYIKILPGDKVKVEMSPYDLTKGRITFRYKN, from the coding sequence ATGGCTAAACAGCCTTCAATAGAACAAGATGGTACAATTACCGAAGCATTGTCTAATGCTATGTTTCGTGTAGAACTTGAAAATGGACATGTGATAACAGCTCACATTTCCGGTAAGATGAGAATGCACTACATTAAGATCTTGCCAGGTGATAAGGTAAAGGTAGAAATGTCACCTTATGATCTTACTAAAGGCCGCATTACTTTTAGATACAAAAATTAA
- the ykgO gene encoding type B 50S ribosomal protein L36, which yields MKVRASVKKRSEDCKIVRRKGRLYVINKKNPKFKQRQG from the coding sequence ATGAAGGTAAGAGCATCTGTAAAGAAACGTTCTGAAGATTGTAAGATCGTTAGAAGAAAAGGACGTTTGTATGTGATTAATAAGAAAAATCCTAAGTTCAAGCAACGTCAAGGATAA